A single region of the Salvia splendens isolate huo1 chromosome 18, SspV2, whole genome shotgun sequence genome encodes:
- the LOC121777436 gene encoding probable pectate lyase 8 isoform X2 yields the protein MASNTLFSLLLLFSFVAGALSTIHNHNHNHKSPILSAVEKGKLEESSRNSAEPEMFEGVEEYFNEHAVDDPEEVARMVEMATRNSTKRRKLGFFSCGTGNPIDDCWRCDPNWQRNRRRLADCGIGFGRNAIGGRDGRYYVVTDAGDDNPVNPRPGTLRHAVIQDEPLWIVFKRDMVITLKQELIMNSFKTIDGRGANVHIANGACITIQFVTNVIIHGLHIHDCKPTGNAMVRSSPSHYGWRTMADGDAISIFGSSHIWVDHNSLSNCADGLVDAVMGSTAITISNNYFTHHNEVILLGHSDSYMRDKSMQATIAFNHFGEGLIQRMPRCRHGYFHVVNNDYTHWEMYAIGGSAEPTINSQGNRYLAPVNPFAKQVTKRLDTAASKWKSWNWRSEGDLLLNGAYFTPSGAGASASYARASSLGAKSSSMVGTITSGAGALGCRLGRKC from the exons ATGGCGTCGAACACTCTGTTTTCGCTGCTGCTGCTCTTCTCGTTTGTCGCTGGAGCTCTCTCAACAattcacaatcacaatcacaatcacaaatcACCTATTTTGAG TGCGGTTGAGAAAGGGAAGTTGGAGGAGAGCTCTCGGAATTCGGCGGAGCCGGAAAT GTTTGAAGGAGTTGAGGAGTATTTCAACGAACACGCTGTCGATGATCCAGAAGAGGTTGCAAGAATGGTAGAAAT GGCAACAAGAAACAGCACTAAGAGGAGAAAACTCGGCTTCTTCTCGTGCGGAACGGGCAACCCCATTGACGACTGCTGGCGTTGCGACCCCAACTGGCAGAGGAACCGCAGGCGCCTGGCTGACTGCGGGATCGGCTTCGGCCGCAACGCCATAGGCGGACGCGATGGCCGCTACTATGTGGTGACGGACGCTGGCGACGACAACCCTGTCAACCCTAGACCGGGCACTCTGCGCCACGCGGTCATACAGGACGAGCCCCTGTGGATCGTCTTCAAGCGGGACATGGTCATCACACTGAAGCAGGAGTTGATCATGAACAGCTTCAAGACCATCGACGGGCGCGGAGCCAACGTGCACATTGCTAATGGCGCATGCATCACTATCCAGTTTGTTACTAATGTTATCATCCACGGCTTGCACATCCATGATTGCAAGCCGACTGGTAATGCGATGGTGAGGAGCTCGCCATCGCATTACGGTTGGAGGACCATGGCGGATGGTGATGCCATCTCCATCTTCGGCTCGAGCCACATTTGGGTCGACCATAACTCCCTCTCCAACTGTGCGGATGGCCTTGTTGACGCGGTCATGGGGTCCACCGCGATCACCATTTCCAACAATTACTTCACACACCACAATGAG GTTATTCTGTTAGGACACAGTGATTCCTACATGAGAGACAAGTCAATGCAGGCGACGATTGCGTTCAACCATTTCGGAGAAGGTCTCATACAGAGAATGCCAAG GTGCAGGCATGGCTACTTCCACGTCGTGAACAACGACTACACTCATTGGGAGATGTACGCGATAGGAGGAAGCGCAGAGCCCACCATCAACAGCCAGGGCAACAGATACCTAGCACCGGTCAATCCCTTTGCAAAACAG GTGACAAAGAGACTTGACACGGCCGCGAGCAAATGGAAGAGCTGGAACTGGAGATCAGAAGGAGACCTGTTGCTGAATGGGGCTTACTTCACACCATCCGGAGCCGGAGCTTCAGCCAGCTATGCCCGTGCTTCGAGTTTGGGAGCCAAATCTTCCTCCATGGTTGGAACTATCACTTCCGGTGCTGGGGCCCTTGGCTGCCGCCTCGGGCGGAAGTGCTAG
- the LOC121777436 gene encoding probable pectate lyase 8 isoform X1 produces the protein MASNTLFSLLLLFSFVAGALSTIHNHNHNHKSPILSSAVEKGKLEESSRNSAEPEMFEGVEEYFNEHAVDDPEEVARMVEMATRNSTKRRKLGFFSCGTGNPIDDCWRCDPNWQRNRRRLADCGIGFGRNAIGGRDGRYYVVTDAGDDNPVNPRPGTLRHAVIQDEPLWIVFKRDMVITLKQELIMNSFKTIDGRGANVHIANGACITIQFVTNVIIHGLHIHDCKPTGNAMVRSSPSHYGWRTMADGDAISIFGSSHIWVDHNSLSNCADGLVDAVMGSTAITISNNYFTHHNEVILLGHSDSYMRDKSMQATIAFNHFGEGLIQRMPRCRHGYFHVVNNDYTHWEMYAIGGSAEPTINSQGNRYLAPVNPFAKQVTKRLDTAASKWKSWNWRSEGDLLLNGAYFTPSGAGASASYARASSLGAKSSSMVGTITSGAGALGCRLGRKC, from the exons ATGGCGTCGAACACTCTGTTTTCGCTGCTGCTGCTCTTCTCGTTTGTCGCTGGAGCTCTCTCAACAattcacaatcacaatcacaatcacaaatcACCTATTTTGAG CAGTGCGGTTGAGAAAGGGAAGTTGGAGGAGAGCTCTCGGAATTCGGCGGAGCCGGAAAT GTTTGAAGGAGTTGAGGAGTATTTCAACGAACACGCTGTCGATGATCCAGAAGAGGTTGCAAGAATGGTAGAAAT GGCAACAAGAAACAGCACTAAGAGGAGAAAACTCGGCTTCTTCTCGTGCGGAACGGGCAACCCCATTGACGACTGCTGGCGTTGCGACCCCAACTGGCAGAGGAACCGCAGGCGCCTGGCTGACTGCGGGATCGGCTTCGGCCGCAACGCCATAGGCGGACGCGATGGCCGCTACTATGTGGTGACGGACGCTGGCGACGACAACCCTGTCAACCCTAGACCGGGCACTCTGCGCCACGCGGTCATACAGGACGAGCCCCTGTGGATCGTCTTCAAGCGGGACATGGTCATCACACTGAAGCAGGAGTTGATCATGAACAGCTTCAAGACCATCGACGGGCGCGGAGCCAACGTGCACATTGCTAATGGCGCATGCATCACTATCCAGTTTGTTACTAATGTTATCATCCACGGCTTGCACATCCATGATTGCAAGCCGACTGGTAATGCGATGGTGAGGAGCTCGCCATCGCATTACGGTTGGAGGACCATGGCGGATGGTGATGCCATCTCCATCTTCGGCTCGAGCCACATTTGGGTCGACCATAACTCCCTCTCCAACTGTGCGGATGGCCTTGTTGACGCGGTCATGGGGTCCACCGCGATCACCATTTCCAACAATTACTTCACACACCACAATGAG GTTATTCTGTTAGGACACAGTGATTCCTACATGAGAGACAAGTCAATGCAGGCGACGATTGCGTTCAACCATTTCGGAGAAGGTCTCATACAGAGAATGCCAAG GTGCAGGCATGGCTACTTCCACGTCGTGAACAACGACTACACTCATTGGGAGATGTACGCGATAGGAGGAAGCGCAGAGCCCACCATCAACAGCCAGGGCAACAGATACCTAGCACCGGTCAATCCCTTTGCAAAACAG GTGACAAAGAGACTTGACACGGCCGCGAGCAAATGGAAGAGCTGGAACTGGAGATCAGAAGGAGACCTGTTGCTGAATGGGGCTTACTTCACACCATCCGGAGCCGGAGCTTCAGCCAGCTATGCCCGTGCTTCGAGTTTGGGAGCCAAATCTTCCTCCATGGTTGGAACTATCACTTCCGGTGCTGGGGCCCTTGGCTGCCGCCTCGGGCGGAAGTGCTAG
- the LOC121776607 gene encoding UPF0481 protein At3g47200-like, with translation MSDFNVNIHQLRNDFSNTHSNPSIYRVNDSIRSTNEKAYDPMIISIGPLHRGKSHLKAMEKHKRRYREQLLENSGPLDVYKDAIRSMVKEARDFYAQEIALDDNEFLDMLVLDGLFIVEFLREYKLVDGGGVMRDRNPIFDSEYIVSHILRDLMLFENQIPMSVVEALFCLSKKDEKKEFKDLIWPLSRCHDMPHALTADDATRPKHLLGLVHSVKCFSFAQRRHSNHVKRCEKENINSAMDLTESGIVFRKKAAGKDCSDWLDITFEKRTLYIPELRISDETESLFRNMIAHEYYRSGSSPRYVSDYVFFLHCLMSSTKDVEVLRRCGVISNWLGGDARVYEVVDRLGTNVFNSRDFSYEDVFSSINEHCGLKWNKWIAVLRRHHFNNPWTMLSLVAAVVLLTATIVQTVFTVLSFYKKT, from the coding sequence ATGTCAGATTTCAATGTCAACATTCATCAACTTCGCAATGATTTTAGCAACACACACTCAAATCCATCCATCTACAGAGTAAACGACAGCATACGCAGCACCAACGAGAAGGCGTATGATCCAATGATCATCTCCATAGGGCCGTTGCACCGCGGAAAATCCCACCTGAAAGCCATGGAGAAGCACAAAAGAAGGTACCGCGAGCAGCTACTTGAAAACTCCGGACCCCTTGATGTCTACAAGGACGCCATAAGGAGCATGGTAAAAGAAGCCAGAGATTTCTACGCGCAAGAGATTGCACTCGATGATAACGAGTTTTTGGACATGCTGGTTCTTGATGGCCTCTTCATTGTTGAGTTCCTCCGCGAGTACAAACTTGTGGACGGAGGGGGAGTCATGAGAGACAGAAATCCCATCTTTGATTCCGAATATATTGTGAGCCATATCCTTCGCGATCTGATGCTGTTCGAGAATCAAATCCCTATGTCTGTTGTAGAAGCGCTGTTCTGTCTCTCGAAGAAGGATGAGAAAAAAGAGTTTAAAGATCTAATCTGGCCCTTGTCAAGATGCCATGATATGCCACATGCATTAACGGCTGATGATGCTACTAGGCCTAAGCATCTCCTTGGCCTAGTTCATTCTGTCAAATGTTTTTCCTTTGCTCAACGCCGGCATAGTAATCATGTGAAACGTTGTGAGAAGGAGAACATAAACTCTGCCATGGATTTAACAGAGTCCGGTATAGTCTTCAGGAAGAAGGCCGCGGGGAAAGATTGTAGTGATTGGTTGGATATCACATTCGAGAAGAGGACGCTTTACATTCCCGAGTTGAGGATTTCAGATGAGACGGAGTCGTTGTTTAGGAACATGATTGCGCATGAGTACTATCGCTCGGGGAGTAGCCCCAGGTACGTGAGTGACTACGTGTTTTTCCTGCACTGCCTGATGAGCAGCACCAAGGATGTGGAGGTGCTGCGGCGGTGTGGGGTGATCAGCAACTGGTTGGGTGGGGATGCTAGAGTTTATGAGGTGGTGGACAGATTGGGGACTAATGTGTTTAACTCGAGGGATTTTTCGTATGAGGATGTTTTCAGTAGCATAAACGAGCACTGTGGGCTGAAGTGGAACAAGTGGATCGCGGTGTTGAGGCGCCACCACTTCAATAATCCATGGACTATGCTTTCCTTGGTTGCAGCTGTGGTTTTGCTCACGGCTACCATAGTGCAGACCGTGTTTACTGTTCTCTCCTTTTATAAGAAAACTTAG